The Anaerolineae bacterium genome contains a region encoding:
- a CDS encoding DUF951 domain-containing protein — protein MPIELRIGDVVRLRKPHPCGSYEWEIVRVGADIGIRCCQCRRRVLLPRRQLERRIKAFIRRGESIEPSGG, from the coding sequence ATGCCCATCGAGTTGCGGATCGGTGACGTAGTGCGGTTGCGCAAGCCTCATCCCTGCGGCAGCTACGAGTGGGAGATCGTGCGAGTGGGCGCCGACATCGGCATCCGTTGCTGTCAATGCCGGCGACGGGTGCTCTTGCCGCGCCGTCAGCTCGAGCGGCGGATCAAGGCTTTCATTCGTCGCGGCGAGTCTATCGAACCTTCCGGAGGCTGA